Proteins from a single region of Eublepharis macularius isolate TG4126 chromosome 9, MPM_Emac_v1.0, whole genome shotgun sequence:
- the HMGXB4 gene encoding HMG domain-containing protein 4 isoform X1, which yields MAYDDSKKKEDCLESDQTDGVGLVAGRTQREKKRSYKDLLREEEEIAAQVRKNSKKRLKESDLFLLGTESHKKKSKHSSNEYYYRDLSPFESSLPLEPSSKKRKKIESSSLSADTAMDLLKSITSPLAAGSKTSKRTTEKSSHSSLTASGYSETKKEHHKKKPSGGSSDLPLDDGTLHKSKKMKPPYVNTETLTLREPDGLKMKLILSPKEKGGNTVEEPFPHPAPPAIKKSSKKSSRDEQGSFLPSHDMHGFLKSSRKKHKPLPDSHPPPVAESFGPDTPLFPEGQSSEFELLGLEPPLESGSSSGGELEAGELVIDDSYREIKKKKKSKKSKKKKDKEKHKEKKHSKSKKSSGLSSSLVVAEVTMPLPVSPTSPQFAVPIPPPPPPLLPPPPPPPPPPVFHTDGQSDKKKKKEEKEKVEKSEKEKPKKKNMSAYQVFCKEYRVNIVAEHPGIDFGELSKKLAEVWKQLPEKDKLVWKQKAQYLQHKQNKAEATTVKRKATSSEGAPKLKASLTGVLSPHKKSPSSTVMLSSSPVKVPETDPIDVAAHLQLLGESLSLIGHRLQETEGMVAVSGSLSVLLDSIICALGPLACLTSQLPELNGCPKHVLSNTLDNIAYIMPGL from the exons ATGGCTTATGATGACTCCAAGAAAAAAGAAG ATTGTTTAGAAAGTGACCAGACTGATGGTGTGGGATTGGTAGCAGGGAGAACCCAGCGAGAGAAGAAACGCTCCTACAAGGATCTGCTTCGGGAAGAGGAGGAGATAGCTGCTCAGGTCAGGAAGAATTCAAAGAAGAGGCTGAAG GAGAGTGACCTCTTCTTACTGGGGACAGAGTCTCACAAGAAGAAGAGCAAGCACTCCTCCAATGAGTACTATTACAGAG ATCTTTCTCCTTTTGAGTCATCACTGCCTTTGGAGCCATcttcaaaaaagaggaaaaaaatagagTCTAGTTCACTCTCAGCTGATACTGCCATGGATCTACTTAAGTCTATCACCTCACCTTTGGCTGCAGGCTCTAAGACTTCTAAAAGGACGACTGAAAAGTCATCTCATTCTTCACTCACTGCTTCTGGATATTCAGAGACGAAGAAAGAGCATCATAAAAAAAAGCCAAGTGGAGGCAGTAGTGATCTACCCTTGGATGATGGTACTTTACACAAGTCCAAAAAGATGAAGCCACCTTATGTGAACACTGAAACATTGACCTTGCGTGAACCTGATGGCTTGAAGATGAAACTCATCCTTTCAccaaaggagaagggaggaaaCACAGTAGAAGAGCCCTTTCCACACCCAGCACCACCAGCAATTAAAAAATCCTCTAAAAAGTCATCTCGGGATGAACAAGGATCATTCCTCCCAAGTCATGATATGCACGGCTTTCTGAAATCCTCTCGAAAGAAGCACAAACCACTGCCAGACTCACATCCCCCTCCAGTCGCTGAGAGCTTTGGCCCAGAcactcctcttttcccagaaggccAGAGCAGTGAGTTTGAGCTTCTAGGCCTGGAACCACCACTAGAATCAGGTTCATCCTCTGGAGGTGAGCTGGAAGCTGGCGAGCTGGTGATTGATGACTCGTACCGTGAgataaagaagaagaagaaatcaaagaagaGTAAAAAGAAAAAGGACAAGGAGAAGCACAAGGAAAAGAAGCACTCCAAGTCTAAGAAAAGTTCCGGGCTGTCGTCTTCCCTGGTAGTAGCAGAAGTAACAATGCCACTGCCAGTTTCTCCAACCAGCCCACAGTTTGCTGTTCctattccaccaccacctccccctctcctgccacccccacccccacccccaccacctccTGTTTTTCACACGGATGGCCAGAGtgataagaagaagaagaaagaagaaaaagagaaggtagagaaatcagaaaaagaaaag CCAAAGAAGAAGAATATGTCTGCCTACCAAGTATTCTGTAAGGAATATCGAGTGAACATTGTTGCTGAACATCCAGGGATAG ATTTTGGAGAGCTGAGCAAAAAGCTGGCAGAagtttggaaacagctgccagAGAAGGATAAGCTG GTTTGGAAGCAGAAGGCTCAGTATTTGCAGCACAAGCAGAATAAAGCAGAGGCAACAACAGTTAAGAGAAAAGCAACCTCATCAGAGGGTGCCCCTAAACTGAAAG CTTCTCTAACAGGTGTGCTATCACCCCATAAGAAGTCCCCGTCTAGCACTGTAATGTTATCTTCTTCACCTGTGAAAGTTCCCGAAACAGATCCTATTGATGTTGCTGCACATCTACAGCTTCTGGGAGAATCTCTGAGCCTCATTGGCCACAGACTACAGGAGACTGAA GGAATGGTGGCTGTATCAGGAAGCCTGTCGGTGCTCCTGGATTCAATTATCTGTGCCTTGGGCCCTTTAGCATGTCTAACTTCCCAGCTTCCTGAGCTCAATGGATGCCCTAAACATGTTTTG tCAAACACATTGGACAACATTGCCTATATAATGCCTGGACTCTGA
- the HMGXB4 gene encoding HMG domain-containing protein 4 isoform X2, protein MDLLKSITSPLAAGSKTSKRTTEKSSHSSLTASGYSETKKEHHKKKPSGGSSDLPLDDGTLHKSKKMKPPYVNTETLTLREPDGLKMKLILSPKEKGGNTVEEPFPHPAPPAIKKSSKKSSRDEQGSFLPSHDMHGFLKSSRKKHKPLPDSHPPPVAESFGPDTPLFPEGQSSEFELLGLEPPLESGSSSGGELEAGELVIDDSYREIKKKKKSKKSKKKKDKEKHKEKKHSKSKKSSGLSSSLVVAEVTMPLPVSPTSPQFAVPIPPPPPPLLPPPPPPPPPPVFHTDGQSDKKKKKEEKEKVEKSEKEKPKKKNMSAYQVFCKEYRVNIVAEHPGIDFGELSKKLAEVWKQLPEKDKLVWKQKAQYLQHKQNKAEATTVKRKATSSEGAPKLKASLTGVLSPHKKSPSSTVMLSSSPVKVPETDPIDVAAHLQLLGESLSLIGHRLQETEGMVAVSGSLSVLLDSIICALGPLACLTSQLPELNGCPKHVLSNTLDNIAYIMPGL, encoded by the exons ATGGATCTACTTAAGTCTATCACCTCACCTTTGGCTGCAGGCTCTAAGACTTCTAAAAGGACGACTGAAAAGTCATCTCATTCTTCACTCACTGCTTCTGGATATTCAGAGACGAAGAAAGAGCATCATAAAAAAAAGCCAAGTGGAGGCAGTAGTGATCTACCCTTGGATGATGGTACTTTACACAAGTCCAAAAAGATGAAGCCACCTTATGTGAACACTGAAACATTGACCTTGCGTGAACCTGATGGCTTGAAGATGAAACTCATCCTTTCAccaaaggagaagggaggaaaCACAGTAGAAGAGCCCTTTCCACACCCAGCACCACCAGCAATTAAAAAATCCTCTAAAAAGTCATCTCGGGATGAACAAGGATCATTCCTCCCAAGTCATGATATGCACGGCTTTCTGAAATCCTCTCGAAAGAAGCACAAACCACTGCCAGACTCACATCCCCCTCCAGTCGCTGAGAGCTTTGGCCCAGAcactcctcttttcccagaaggccAGAGCAGTGAGTTTGAGCTTCTAGGCCTGGAACCACCACTAGAATCAGGTTCATCCTCTGGAGGTGAGCTGGAAGCTGGCGAGCTGGTGATTGATGACTCGTACCGTGAgataaagaagaagaagaaatcaaagaagaGTAAAAAGAAAAAGGACAAGGAGAAGCACAAGGAAAAGAAGCACTCCAAGTCTAAGAAAAGTTCCGGGCTGTCGTCTTCCCTGGTAGTAGCAGAAGTAACAATGCCACTGCCAGTTTCTCCAACCAGCCCACAGTTTGCTGTTCctattccaccaccacctccccctctcctgccacccccacccccacccccaccacctccTGTTTTTCACACGGATGGCCAGAGtgataagaagaagaagaaagaagaaaaagagaaggtagagaaatcagaaaaagaaaag CCAAAGAAGAAGAATATGTCTGCCTACCAAGTATTCTGTAAGGAATATCGAGTGAACATTGTTGCTGAACATCCAGGGATAG ATTTTGGAGAGCTGAGCAAAAAGCTGGCAGAagtttggaaacagctgccagAGAAGGATAAGCTG GTTTGGAAGCAGAAGGCTCAGTATTTGCAGCACAAGCAGAATAAAGCAGAGGCAACAACAGTTAAGAGAAAAGCAACCTCATCAGAGGGTGCCCCTAAACTGAAAG CTTCTCTAACAGGTGTGCTATCACCCCATAAGAAGTCCCCGTCTAGCACTGTAATGTTATCTTCTTCACCTGTGAAAGTTCCCGAAACAGATCCTATTGATGTTGCTGCACATCTACAGCTTCTGGGAGAATCTCTGAGCCTCATTGGCCACAGACTACAGGAGACTGAA GGAATGGTGGCTGTATCAGGAAGCCTGTCGGTGCTCCTGGATTCAATTATCTGTGCCTTGGGCCCTTTAGCATGTCTAACTTCCCAGCTTCCTGAGCTCAATGGATGCCCTAAACATGTTTTG tCAAACACATTGGACAACATTGCCTATATAATGCCTGGACTCTGA